From Anopheles maculipalpis chromosome X, idAnoMacuDA_375_x, whole genome shotgun sequence:
ttaccaaaaaaaaaaaaaataataataataataaaatgaaaaattgattgataGTGACTCATTGCGTACTTGCTGCTTATGTGCTGTCCTTGTAATCCTCTTTAAAAAACTcctaaatattttaaattatagaCTGAACTGAAATATCAAGACAAGAATTAATCAAAAAAGAATATCTTCAAGGAACCCAAGGCGCTCATCAGTGGTAGTTCAATATGAATCATTCTGAATCGTAATCTTTGTTGGGAAAGGTTTTTTGaaagattaaattttttttatatttgaaatatgtttCTTCCTAATGTTTCTCAACGTCATACAAAACACTCCAAAAttagttataaaaaaaatggtgagaGTTGAGGTCCAAAAGCCCCAAGAACATTTGTATGACGCTAGAAGATACATTGCAAATGTTGTTCCGTTCAACATTTTTATTCACCAATATttgaacaaacataaaaaagacacATTTACCGTATCCTCCCGGTGCGTGATGAGTAACAACACTTCaagcgttaaaaaaaacaacaaaataatacaacaaGCTTCCAACAAACGCTATCCATTATCGCTGATTGCTACTCCATCTTTGTTTGTTGCCCAGTCTGTCAGGTACGGGACCGTTTGGTGGAAGCTGCCAAATACATGGACCGATACAGCTGCCCCATTCAGAGTCGGAGGAGCTGTCGATGTCCACGGCCGCCGATACGGCCGTCCCGTCCGGCATCAAGAGCCCAGCGTTCAAGCAGCCAGCCTTCTCGCACAGCGTCTGTTCGACCGAGGTACACCGGAGCTGTTTCTGTGTGCGGTTCATCGCCGAGCATACCAAGATGCTGGAAGATTCGACGAAGGTAAGTGAATAGAAGTGTTAAAAAAGAAGTAATGCGGACTGCTGGCGCCAGAGGGGGGAAGAAACGACTCTGGAGGTAGGAATTAGTATTGAGCAGAACAAAGGAAACTTCCTAGAGGGTACTAAGTGTCATTACAGTATACAGGGCGAACGATGtactaggtcacgtcggccatcgaatggtttactagactgctTAATACCACCACGAGGGAACGCTCTCTGCTATCTTTTAAATCGTTCAAAAACTTAACTTAACTGGGGTCAAAAGGCAGGCTGGGAATGTGTCCATGGACCCTATCGCATACTGATGAATTCCTCGTTCAAGAGGAAAATATGCGTGCCGAAGAACCACTACAATGACAAGCTCTACGACAAGCCCTTATGATCGTGCCCTTATCATCAATGAGATGCGCCAGGTTGCAGTGAGCTTGTCGTGTGTTGAGAATGGCACCAGACGACCTAATTCGTAATGCATTTTTGGCTATCCTCGAGGGAGATCGAGTATTAGGTTCCTGTCGACATTCATCTTTCCTCGAAAATTCCTCCGTTTCAGCTCGCatttccagcaacaccaatCATTCAaacccactctctctctctctctctctctctctctctctctctctctctctctctctctctcaccctaCCTTTTCTGCTCTGTTGCGCAGGTAAAGGAAGACTGGAAGTACGTCGCAATGGTGCTCGATCGACTGTTTCTCTGGATCTTTACGTTGGCAGTGTTGGCCGGTACCGCCGGCATTATACTGCAGGCACCAACGCTCTACGACGACCGGATACCGATCGACAAGACGTTCGACGAGCTGGCCACCTCGACCGTCGTCCGCTGTCCCCCGCAATAACGCTCGCCGGCACTGTCGCAACTACCGGTTGGCTTTAGTTTCGGGTTCGGGTTGCTACTCGTGTGCGCCGCAGCCCTCAGCAGCTGCCTTTTCATGTACGCCCGGCTGCGGGTCGCACGGTGCAGTCAGTCGGCCAAACAGAACGATCTGCTAGATGTAGCGAAGCGTGCAGGATACATGATAGGTACGAACCAGGAACCAAGCTGTGTAGCGCGGTAGGGCGGTTGAAGTGTGTAGCGTGTCCACCGGAGTATCGAAATCAGTGTAGCTTCTCTCCATCATTCagcttactttttttttgggttgacaTAAAATACAATATGCACGTAGCACATGGCCAAAGCCGAAAAAAAGAGAGTAAACAgaactatttttgtttgtttgaaagttttccCATATTTTACTCATCTTCGCGTTGCCGTTATTCAACTCTGGTATTTGATCTTCATTTTATATAAGACAACTTGCCATGTTTTAAACATTACTTTTGGGCTGTACATATTCCACACGGTGCGATGTGacacgagcaaaaaaaaagtatagaagaaaacatataaaaatcGAGACAAATTTATCAGCAAATGGTAGAAAACTACACTCACATccgtaagcataaaaaaaagaacaaaaaaaaaacgacacacatacacacgtcaAGAAGTATTATATAGATACAGATAATAACTACAAGAGTTAACATTTAAGAGTAAGGTTTAAACGAGTAGAATTTTTATGTCTATAAAGAATAAtacaaacaagaacaaaaaacagaaaaaaattgtgaaaagatGGAGAACATTTGAAAGAGACAAGTgaaatgcaatatttttttattgaaactatgcacaacaaaaaacacaattttgaaCATCCCTCCCAAACCCCTTTTCCTAGCCATCCCCTTTTCTCCTTGCCGGAAGATAAGTGTACGTGTGCGGGTGTGTgctgcatgtgtgtttgtgcgggAAAGATTTCACAACAAGCAACAAGCTTCATTttgcacacacattcacacacatgcatgatctaattaaacaaaaaaaaaaaaaacaaacacaacaacaaaaatataaaagatgaaataataacaaaacacacttacgtaacatgaaaaaatgtggttagggagagagaaaaacaaaaattattcaccaagaaaagaaaacaaaagaagcaaaaccagcaagcaaacaaaacaaaatcgcatcacaaacgaaacaaaggaATGATTTAAAAAGCGGCTTAATGAGGGACAGTTATgggaaacaaatgcaaaacaacatcaaccaaATAACATTAGGCAGCGGgataggaaaattaaatatacTAAACGGGAAGGAATGAAAAGTAGAAAAGTGGGACATGTTAtttaaatgaagaagaaaaaaaaacaaagggaaAAGTAAGTAAACCAAACAGGTATCATAGTtttaacaaaagcaaaacaaaccgttaaaaagcaaaacgatttaaaatcagtataaaaaaatgttaggCAACAatggaacacacaaaaaaaaaaacaaagacaacggctgttgttgttatgtggttaacaaaattaaaaacaaacaaaacaaaaaaaccgtgGTAGGCACAAAACATGTTTAGATTCACCTTGTTCTAAATCAGTTTACGTCTACGTGGTAGTATCTTGTAATCACGGTGTAATCAAAAACAACTTAGaagagagagtgaaaaaacGAATGGGgttaacccccccccccccccccctaaacCAATTTCGGTGCAGAATGTGTTGAGTAAGGATGGTTTTAGGTTTTTCTCTGCTTTATTTGTAATACATACATATACTGTAGAACTTTTTataggtttcttttttcgaatTTTTGTAACACGAGTATTGCATAGTaagtttcctttcattttcgGTTGAAAGTAGCAAATAAAACcctaaaaaaatggaaactgaAAATAATCTGATGGTATATAGTGaatattagcaaaaaaaaccataaggTGGAAAAAAACCTATACTAGAAGGCTatgttaaaagtaaaaaaaaaaaacaaaatattaaacaacaaaCTGCGGAaaccaagaaggaaaaaggtaGCTTTAAAGCATACAACGCAACACAAAGAATCTTGCTCAATTAAAAAACGCTACACCTGTTGTACTTTGGTTGGAAGTTAGTGGGAAAGAAAGTATGACGGACGGGTATCACATCTGGGCCTCTGATCCCAACGATTATGATGGTGGCCGGCCTTTAGACCGTTTAGATATACCCTAAAGACTCTGCCTACAATCAGTATCCACTTCGTCGTCGGTAGCGCTTGTGGATGTGTGAAGATTAGTGTTGGGTCAAGTCCTTTGACTGATCGGAACGTATCGCTCACCATCACATAGGTGAGAGCGGTGAGCGCTAGGTAAAAAGGCTAGGTAAATGCGCTCAGAAGAGCGCTATTTGCCCAGTACTGAGctacattatttttttatggagCGCTGAAAACGCCACCTAGTGAGGTGAGCGAAGCGAGAGAGGTAGCTTTTCCGCTCACAACAAAGTAGTGGAGTGAACTCCCACGATTCCGAACTGATGGGTCCGGAGCTGGCTCTGAACCTACACTATAATGAGCACTCGTGGGAGCGAAGCTGATTCCTCTCATTTCTGGGGCCGGGTTCGAGCCAGCTCCCTTCACTAAAACACACGTCCAGATGCGCGTCCTCATGCACAAAAGGCGTCGACACTGATTGTGGAAAGATTCATTTAGTATACCAAACAAAGAGGGAAGCATAAAcggaaaacaatgaaaaaataaaaacaacacatacTGCCAGCGACAAAATAACATGAAcgaacgatttaaaaaaaatgtcaaacaaacaaaacaaaaaaacgctagTTCTAGATGAATGTATAACGCTGTTTCGTTTACTATGCGTATGGTGGTATAGGTAGTACGGTAGAGTGGGGCAAGATAGCCGAATCAAgctcaaaacaaagaaaaaatagaacacatTTGTGATTGTACTTTGATAGTTAACAGTGATGGCATATATaattttaactgttttttgtATCTTAATTAAGGTAAtttcatcagcaaaaaaagggggaaaaacgagaaaaaccacacacacacacacacacacacaaaaactaacAACATTCTTCTAAAGGACTTTAGCGCTCACACACTCATACTAATCATTGGTAATCTCGTCCTGCAAGCTCAATATACATACATGTATGGTTAACAAAAGCTATATTTGGTACAGCAATGTGTGCAAGTGTGCATGTGTAGGTTTTGATCACTACTTACGTTAATAAGCGGAACGCTTACTTATTGTCCGTTTAGGTTTAGCTCcatatttcaaaatattataGCAAGCAATCATTAGTAGATTCGGCCATGTatgggagagagaaagagcatgCTTGGGCGTGACAGTTCTGCTATAAAAAAGTGTAATCTTGCTCCACTCCACGCAAAAGCAGCgaggtatttttttattagtatTCCGATCGGTACGACTTAAGAAACAGAGACCTCACTAGCAGCACAAGGTACATCTTATTTCACTTCGACGCATCGACAACTGAGCATGTGGCGGAGTGCGAAAAGACATTGCAGATTGTGAAAtgcgaaatttaatttatttttgttcaatttcgcAAGTAATTTTCTGGGTTAAGTTGTACTTTTCTTCCAGTGAGTCCACAAATAGAAAACTATGTTTACAGAAAACAAGTCAACTATGCATGGCACAACTAACCGATAGAGAATACCGAAATGAAATTCAGTTTGAGCAAACCGAACCCAAATAGGTGAGTCGGCGGATGGTAGCCATTATGGAATGCGCGAAAACACTTGCTCTTCCTCCAAATCAACTCTCTTCCTATGAGTTTGTCCTTTCATCCATAGCCATCCAACTAAAGATGTATAAATAAATCGGgtaaaaatcaaagaaatattaaacagaatgataaaataaaagcaaacaacaacaaaaaactagtACAGCAAGtacagataaaataaaattaaatgaaaaataaattatatacatacatatacacacagacacacacacacacacacacacacacacacacacacacacacacacacacacacacacacacacacacacacacacacaataagcGCGCGCGCAAAGATGGTTAACAATATTAATACAACAAACTAAACAACATTACCATAAGTGTGCAATTGAtgataacaaaaagaaacaaaatcaaagaaggaaaaagaagaagctaaaCATCTGAACAAGATAGACGTGttccttttaatttaaatttagaacagtatatgcgtgtgtgtgtgtgtgtgtgtatatggaTGGGAATTTTGAATTGTTGATGTACGGATTTTTATTACACTTAAAAATTGCAGCCATTTCTTTTCCCCTCAAGTTCTGTTCTGCTGCTTAATTTCTGCACGATtgctttgtgtttgatttactTCGTGTTTCGGATGGGAAAAAACGGAGTGTTTCTCAAACTGTCACACACGTATAACAGCATAAGCAACATAATTAAAGGCGCCAAGTATGCGCCTAATGTACATCCCAccaatgcgaaaaaaaaaaatcaactcacGGTGGGTGtgtataaaaatgcaaaacgaacacaaacaaaccagcGGACAGTAACTGGATAACcacaaaaataaaggaaaaaaaacaatatctcCATATGATAGATGTTgcaaatataatttaatgttGAATTGATAAAAAGGACGAATATatgctgcttttgttttgagaACTACTCGACGCGATACGGATTTTAAGAGCACAATATCGCTTTTTAGGGCGCGTATTAAGATCGCATCCGAATCCATTATCGAAGCCTTTCTCGCGAACGCATCGACAATCTCACCCCATCTCAATTTGCCACGCCTCCTCTAGCCATGTGGCTTTCATGTGGCATGACCAATCCACCAGAGCCTGACGAACCGAATATGCTAATGTGCTCGTCGACCTCGTCGTCTTAGCAGGGTTTTCCGTTGTCACATCACGCATACGGGGCTCAATAACCGTTCTGAGCATCTTTCTCTCGAACGAGGCTTTTGaggatttcaacagtttttgaCACCAGGTTTTTTGAGTGGAGTATTCTTCGTAGGATTACCTTGCTCAATGCTTTCGTAAACATCCATTACGCAGGACAGTCTCAAACCACAAAGACGATGCTGCATTCCTCGATGAAATTAAGAAAAGTCTGAAATGGCAAACCATCCTAAACTGTCATGCATGGCGGGAATATGAGCCAGAGCTCACCTAGATTCTCGATACCGTGAGCTCTCGGTAATCTGTTCATCCTCACCCCTTTAGATATCACACTACAAAGCTGTAAAGGGGCAAGCGAAGAAACAATTATTGTTTGAAGAAACAATTAACCAATAATTGAGGGATGGAACTACCCATATGTTTTTATTCACAATAACTACCTCATAATTCTTCCCAAAAAGTGCTAtcgtctctctttctcctgcTTAATGGATGGTTCCCGTACTTCCTGCTTAACCTTTACATCCGCATATTTCGAACGTCGTTCAACCTTCTGCTCCGGGATGGTGGAGCGTGTTTTCCTCTCCTTATCCCGCTGCATCATCACTTCCGGTGCGCACCCTTCCATGTACAGCTGGCGCGTTTCCGTATCGGTTTTGTCCGTTTCCTTCGGTGGCCGATAATCGTCCACATGGTCAACGCGTATCGTTTTGCCGACCAGCTTGATACCGTTCAGATTGTCCACCGCCAGTACGGTCGACCGTTGGTCTTCGTAGCAGATGAATGCGAATCCTTTCGACTTTCCTGTTGCCTTGTCGCGGACCAAGTTTACATTCACGATCTCACCGTACTGTGAAAACACGCAAAGGATGTCACCTTCGGTAAGGTCGTACAGCAGCCCACCGACAAATATCCACGCACTGTTTTTGTACTGATCGTGCCAGGAGCTTTTGCCGATATGTTTGAGATCCTGTTTGCTGAGCTGCAGGacatttttcatgtttctgGAGTGGGATTGTACGAGCCAAGAGCGAGAGACAGGTTAAACAACAGCAGGCGGAAAGTGGTTATAAAGAGCTACTCACGTCATAGGATTCATTTTTACGCTAGTTTACTGTATGTAGTAGCTGGAAATAAGCACTTTTGTAGGTAAGAAATCAAACTCTTTGATTGATGTTGGTCAGAAAGCGGTAAAATCACTTCTCGGTgggattttgtttatttacattcgTTTGTTATCTTTCGTAGCAGTTTGACAGTTGTTACCGACGATTATTTAAATTGGCAGTTCGAAcgcaattaaatatttatattaatttattttgtgtttttgtctgAAATATGacttttaaaatatgtttaaattgtttgttgaGATAAATATTCATCATAGTCAATAGAATATAACGatggaggtgttt
This genomic window contains:
- the LOC126560926 gene encoding RNA-binding motif protein, X-linked 2, translated to MKNVLQLSKQDLKHIGKSSWHDQYKNSAWIFVGGLLYDLTEGDILCVFSQYGEIVNVNLVRDKATGKSKGFAFICYEDQRSTVLAVDNLNGIKLVGKTIRVDHVDDYRPPKETDKTDTETRQLYMEGCAPEVMMQRDKERKTRSTIPEQKVERRSKYADVKVKQEVREPSIKQEKERR